A part of Eschrichtius robustus isolate mEscRob2 chromosome 20, mEscRob2.pri, whole genome shotgun sequence genomic DNA contains:
- the MYADML2 gene encoding myeloid-associated differentiation marker-like protein 2, whose amino-acid sequence MGSTMEPPGGGYLHLGAVTSPVGTARVLQLAFGCTTFSLVAHRGGFDGVQGTFCMAAWGFCFALSVLVVACEFTRLHSCLRLSWGNFTAAFAMLATLLSATAAVIYPLYFTQLECPPEPTGCTARDFRLAASIFAGLLFLAYATEVALTRARPGQVASYMATVSGLLKIVQAFVACIIFGALVHDSRYGRYVATQWCVAVYSLCFLATVAVVALSVMGHTGGLGCPFDRVVVVYTFLAVLLYLSAAVIWPVFCFDPKYGEPGRPPDCLRGSCPWDSQLVVATFTYVNLLLYVADLAYSQRIRFVPTL is encoded by the coding sequence ATGGGCAGCACCATGGAGCCCCCCGGGGGTGGGTACCTGCACCTGGGCGCTGTGACATCGCCAGTGGGCAcagcccgtgtgctgcagctgGCCTTTGGCTGCACCACCTTCAGCCTGGTGGCCCACCGAGGCGGCTTCGATGGCGTCCAGGGCACCTTCTGCATGGCCGCCTGGGGCTTCTGCTTCGCGCTCTCGGTCCTGGTGGTGGCTTGTGAGTTCACCCGGCTGCACAGCTGCCTGCGCCTGTCCTGGGGAAACTTCACAGCAGCCTTTGCCATGCTGGCCACGCTGCTGTCCGCCACAGCTGCGGTCATCTACCCACTGTACTTCACCCAGCTGGAGTGCCCACCCGAGCCCACGGGCTGCACAGCCAGGGACTTCCGCCTAGCAGCCAGCATCTTCGCCGGGCTCCTCTTCCTGGCCTATGCCACGGAGGTGGCCCTGACCCGGGCCCGGCCAGGCCAGGTGGCCAGCTACATGGCCACAGTGTCGGGACTCCTCAAGATCGTCCAGGCCTTTGTGGCCTGCATCATATTTGGGGCGCTGGTCCATGACAGCCGCTACGGGCGCTACGTGGCCACCCAGTGGTGTGTGGCCGTCTACAGCCTGTGCTTCCTGGCCACAGTGGCCGTGGTGGCCCTGAGCGTGATGGGCCACACGGGGGGCCTGGGCTGCCCCTTCGACCGTGTAGTGGTGGTGTACACCTTCCTGGCTGTGCTCCTCTACCTCAGCGCTGCAGTGATCTGGCCCGTCTTCTGCTTCGACCCCAAGTACGGTGAGCCTGGGCGCCCCCCCGACTGCCTGAGGGGCAGCTGCCCCTGGGACAGCCAGCTGGTGGTGGCCACCTTCACCTATGTCAACCTGCTCCTCTACGTCGCCGACCTGGCCTACTCCCAGAGGATCCGCTTCGTGCCTACCTTGTAG